One Micromonospora sp. WMMD812 genomic window carries:
- a CDS encoding helix-turn-helix domain-containing protein, producing MLDVIGLTPGDEELYRCLVQLTVARVDELVERLRRPRAEILAHLDALRGKGLVVATGPEPDAPLRPLAPDIPLGAALLRRQEALEVARAAVTQLTEEYRAGMRRHDADHLVEVITGAQVLRDRLRDLQNGARVEVLWFCRANPLAMLGQENVEEFDALARGVRYRAIYEREMLLEPGALEDVEQGVRAGEQARVIDRLPVRLAIVDGTTAICPLVPERDVGETSAAVIGRSQLLDALLALFESHWSMATPLRSAALPADRATGGYRPDAEEVRLLSLFVAGVPDKSIASQLGVSRRTVQRRLADLMAVAGVDTRPGLAFQVARRGWI from the coding sequence GTGTTGGACGTGATCGGCCTGACCCCGGGCGACGAGGAGCTCTACCGCTGCCTGGTCCAGCTCACGGTCGCGCGGGTCGACGAGTTGGTCGAGCGGCTGCGCCGCCCCCGCGCCGAGATCCTCGCCCACCTCGACGCCCTGCGCGGCAAGGGGTTGGTGGTGGCGACCGGCCCGGAGCCGGACGCGCCGCTGCGGCCGCTGGCACCGGACATTCCGCTCGGCGCGGCGCTGCTGCGCCGGCAGGAGGCCCTCGAGGTCGCCCGGGCGGCGGTCACCCAGCTGACCGAGGAGTACCGGGCCGGGATGCGCCGGCACGACGCCGACCACCTGGTGGAGGTGATCACCGGGGCCCAGGTGCTCCGCGACCGCCTGCGTGACCTCCAGAACGGGGCCCGGGTCGAGGTGCTCTGGTTCTGCCGGGCGAACCCGCTGGCCATGCTCGGCCAGGAGAACGTGGAGGAGTTCGACGCGCTGGCCCGCGGTGTGCGTTACCGGGCCATCTACGAACGGGAGATGCTCCTCGAACCGGGCGCGTTGGAGGACGTCGAGCAGGGCGTCCGCGCCGGCGAGCAGGCCCGCGTCATCGACCGGCTGCCGGTCCGACTGGCCATCGTGGACGGTACGACGGCCATCTGCCCGCTGGTGCCGGAGCGGGACGTCGGGGAGACGAGCGCCGCGGTGATCGGCCGCAGCCAACTGCTCGACGCGCTGCTCGCCCTCTTCGAGAGCCACTGGTCGATGGCGACGCCGCTGCGCTCCGCCGCCCTGCCGGCCGACCGGGCGACGGGCGGCTACCGCCCGGACGCCGAGGAGGTCCGGCTGCTGTCCCTCTTCGTGGCCGGCGTGCCGGACAAGTCCATCGCCTCCCAGCTCGGGGTGAGCCGGCGTACGGTGCAACGCCGGCTCGCCGACCTGATGGCGGTCGCCGGCGTGGACACCCGGCCCGGGCTGGCCTTCCAGGTCGCCCGGCGCGGCTGGATCTGA
- a CDS encoding copper transporter gives MINFRYHVVSLTAVFLALAIGLVVGTAALNGPVADSLKEQVTALRKDNQQMRQTVNNVEKQLESEEGFAAEMSQVVLPGKLTGRRVLVLSLPTGREHTEGVIKMLRLAGADITGRVDLQDKFINPDNNTNLLELAVTAVRPTSTQTTGLPGNGHGVETSSALLASVLLDRAQGVAPVGDADRRSVLAAYTNAGYLTTEDPVTGPAEAVVVVSGQPYVDKDSAKKDESVVKVAEQFDRTGAIVVGGNGSAGGNLVAIVRGDPVLSQTISTVDNANTIQGQLVTSLALVQQLTEKKAGQYGVGDSAASLLPKLPQ, from the coding sequence GTGATCAATTTCCGCTACCACGTGGTGTCGCTGACCGCGGTGTTCCTGGCTTTGGCGATCGGCCTGGTGGTCGGCACCGCCGCCCTCAACGGCCCGGTCGCCGACTCGCTCAAGGAGCAGGTCACCGCGCTGCGCAAGGACAACCAGCAGATGCGCCAGACGGTCAACAACGTGGAGAAGCAGCTGGAGTCCGAGGAGGGCTTCGCGGCCGAGATGTCGCAGGTCGTCCTGCCCGGCAAGCTCACCGGCCGCCGGGTGCTGGTGCTCAGCCTCCCGACCGGGCGGGAGCACACCGAGGGTGTGATCAAGATGCTGCGGCTGGCCGGCGCCGACATCACCGGCCGGGTCGACCTGCAGGACAAGTTCATCAACCCGGACAACAACACCAACCTGCTCGAGCTGGCGGTGACCGCCGTCCGCCCGACCAGCACCCAGACCACCGGGCTGCCGGGCAACGGGCACGGCGTGGAGACGTCCAGCGCGCTGCTGGCCAGCGTGCTGCTGGACCGGGCGCAGGGCGTCGCCCCGGTCGGCGACGCCGACCGGCGGTCGGTGCTCGCCGCGTACACCAACGCGGGCTACCTGACGACGGAGGACCCGGTCACCGGGCCGGCGGAGGCGGTCGTGGTGGTCTCCGGCCAGCCGTACGTCGACAAGGACTCCGCGAAGAAGGACGAGTCGGTGGTCAAGGTCGCCGAGCAGTTCGACCGGACCGGCGCGATCGTCGTCGGCGGCAACGGGTCGGCCGGTGGCAACCTGGTGGCGATCGTGCGCGGCGACCCGGTGCTCTCCCAGACGATCTCCACGGTCGACAACGCCAACACGATCCAGGGCCAGCTGGTCACCAGCCTGGCGCTGGTGCAGCAGCTGACCGAGAAGAAGGCCGGCCAGTACGGCGTGGGCGACAGCGCCGCGTCGTTGCTGCCTAAACTGCCCCAGTGA
- a CDS encoding lipid II flippase MurJ, which yields MTRPAPLAGAGRVAGAAALIAVLTVVSRLAGFGRTAVFAWTLAPTDLGGTYFVANNLPNFIFEIVAGGALASLVVPLLAGAVAAGDRPAVAATTGALLTWTLSLLVPLALAVALLAHPLVGLLGPGLSPEQQQAGARMLLLFAPQLPLYGVGIVLTGVLQAHRRFAWPVIAPLLSSITVIAVYLGFTAWQGRLATVGSVTGGGELLLAGGTTLGVVVLSLSLLIPLRRLRLRLRPGYRFPADARARVGGLAVAGVVAVTAQQIALAVAINQVTYGARSNPGVYNTAQAIYFLPWAVLAVPLAVAAYPTLVAARAAGDERTYRETLAPAVRGVMLFSLLGAAALVGTAGPVGHFFFGQPEVAATAAAAIAGFAPGLVGYGLFAVLTRALYARGATRSATVATGVGWLTVPALAVLFGQVLPLTDRVLAVTLATSAGMLLLGGLLIAAVVRAAGRDALAGVGRAGAAGLLAAVVAGLGGAATGHWLAGLGDGTPTTAGALGQGMLSGVVVGALFLAVAWLTDARDVRPLLAAVTRRLGRRRPSAAAGTQEDQRPGERGDGKETVSS from the coding sequence GTGACCAGACCGGCTCCCCTCGCCGGCGCCGGCCGGGTGGCCGGAGCGGCCGCGCTCATCGCCGTCCTCACCGTGGTCAGCCGGCTCGCCGGCTTCGGCCGCACCGCCGTGTTCGCCTGGACGTTGGCGCCCACCGACCTCGGCGGCACCTACTTCGTCGCGAACAACCTGCCGAACTTCATCTTCGAGATCGTCGCCGGTGGGGCGCTGGCCAGTCTGGTCGTACCGCTGCTGGCCGGCGCGGTGGCGGCGGGGGACCGGCCGGCGGTGGCGGCCACCACCGGCGCGCTGCTGACCTGGACGCTCAGCCTGCTCGTGCCGCTGGCCCTCGCGGTGGCCCTGCTCGCCCACCCGCTGGTCGGCCTGCTCGGCCCCGGGCTCAGCCCCGAGCAGCAGCAGGCCGGCGCCCGGATGCTGCTGCTCTTCGCCCCGCAGCTGCCGCTGTACGGGGTCGGCATCGTGCTCACCGGGGTGCTCCAGGCGCACCGGCGGTTCGCCTGGCCGGTGATCGCCCCGCTGCTGTCCAGCATCACCGTGATCGCGGTCTACCTCGGCTTCACCGCCTGGCAGGGACGGCTGGCCACGGTCGGCTCGGTGACCGGCGGCGGTGAGCTGCTGCTCGCCGGCGGCACGACGCTCGGCGTGGTGGTGCTCTCCCTCTCCCTGCTGATCCCGCTGCGCCGGCTCCGGCTGCGCCTGCGGCCCGGCTACCGGTTCCCGGCCGACGCCCGCGCGCGGGTCGGCGGGCTCGCCGTCGCCGGGGTGGTGGCCGTCACCGCACAGCAGATCGCCCTGGCCGTCGCGATCAACCAGGTGACCTACGGGGCCCGGTCCAACCCGGGCGTCTACAACACCGCGCAGGCGATCTACTTCCTGCCCTGGGCGGTGCTGGCCGTGCCGCTCGCGGTGGCCGCGTACCCGACTCTGGTGGCGGCGCGGGCGGCCGGCGACGAGCGGACGTACCGGGAGACCCTGGCGCCGGCCGTGCGGGGGGTGATGCTGTTCAGCCTGCTGGGCGCGGCGGCGCTGGTCGGCACCGCCGGACCGGTCGGGCACTTCTTCTTCGGCCAGCCGGAGGTCGCCGCGACCGCCGCGGCGGCGATCGCCGGTTTCGCGCCCGGCCTGGTCGGCTACGGCCTCTTCGCCGTGCTCACCCGGGCCCTCTACGCCCGGGGCGCGACCCGGTCGGCGACCGTCGCCACCGGGGTCGGCTGGCTGACCGTACCCGCCCTGGCGGTGCTGTTCGGGCAGGTGCTGCCCCTCACCGACCGGGTGCTCGCGGTGACCCTGGCCACCTCCGCGGGGATGCTGCTGCTCGGCGGCCTGCTGATCGCCGCCGTGGTTCGGGCCGCCGGTCGGGACGCCCTGGCCGGCGTCGGCCGGGCCGGGGCGGCCGGTCTGCTCGCCGCCGTGGTCGCGGGGCTCGGCGGGGCGGCCACCGGTCACTGGCTCGCCGGCCTGGGTGACGGGACCCCGACGACAGCGGGGGCACTCGGTCAGGGCATGCTGTCCGGTGTCGTGGTCGGCGCCCTGTTCCTCGCCGTCGCCTGGCTGACCGATGCGCGGGACGTGCGGCCGCTGCTCGCGGCCGTGACCCGCCGGCTCGGCCGGCGGCGCCCGTCGGCCGCCGCCGGCACGCAGGAGGACCAGCGCCCCGGGGAGCGGGGCGACGGGAAGGAGACCGTTTCCTCATGA
- the steA gene encoding putative cytokinetic ring protein SteA has product MRLPTLRRTRNAVPGSVLGTARLDRRTKRLVGRLRPGDIAVIDHVDLDRVAADSLVAVGVAAVLNAKPSVSGRYPNLGPEVLIGAGIPLLDDLGEGIFEQVREGDTVRIEGNTVFVGDEPVAHGSLQDAETVAKAMADAREGLSVQLEAFAANTMDYLKQERDLLLDGVGVPEIQTQIQGRHCLIVVRGYDYKADLDVLRPYIREFKPVLIGVDGGADALVEAGYTPDMIIGDMDSVTDDVLRCGAEVIVHAYPDGRAPGLPRVAGLGVPALTFPAAATSEDLAMLLADEKGASLLVAVGTHATLVEFLDKGRGGMASTFLTRLKVGGKLVDAKGVSRLYRQSISGSSLLLLVLSAVAAMASAVAVSTVGKAYLGVVSEWWDNFVFQLGQLF; this is encoded by the coding sequence ATGCGTCTACCCACGTTGCGCCGGACCCGGAACGCGGTCCCGGGCAGTGTCCTCGGCACCGCGCGCCTCGACCGCCGGACAAAGCGGCTGGTCGGCCGGCTCCGCCCCGGTGACATCGCGGTGATCGACCACGTCGACCTGGACCGGGTGGCGGCGGACTCGCTGGTCGCTGTCGGTGTCGCGGCGGTGCTCAACGCGAAGCCGTCGGTCTCCGGGCGCTACCCGAACCTCGGCCCCGAGGTGCTGATCGGCGCGGGCATCCCGCTCCTGGACGACCTGGGTGAGGGGATCTTCGAGCAGGTCCGCGAGGGTGACACGGTGCGGATCGAGGGCAATACGGTCTTCGTCGGCGACGAGCCGGTGGCGCACGGCAGCCTGCAGGACGCCGAGACGGTGGCCAAGGCGATGGCCGACGCCCGAGAGGGGCTCTCGGTCCAGTTGGAGGCGTTCGCCGCCAACACCATGGACTACCTGAAGCAGGAACGGGACCTGCTGCTCGACGGCGTCGGCGTGCCGGAGATCCAGACCCAGATCCAGGGGCGGCACTGCCTGATCGTGGTCCGGGGCTACGACTACAAGGCCGACCTGGACGTGCTGCGCCCGTACATTCGGGAGTTCAAGCCGGTGCTGATCGGCGTCGACGGCGGGGCGGACGCGCTGGTCGAGGCCGGCTACACCCCTGACATGATCATCGGCGACATGGACTCGGTGACGGACGACGTGCTGCGCTGCGGGGCCGAGGTGATCGTGCACGCCTATCCGGACGGGCGGGCGCCCGGGCTGCCCCGGGTGGCCGGTCTGGGCGTTCCGGCGCTGACCTTCCCGGCCGCGGCCACCAGCGAGGACCTGGCCATGCTGCTGGCCGACGAGAAGGGCGCCTCGCTGCTGGTCGCGGTGGGCACCCACGCCACCCTGGTGGAGTTCCTCGACAAGGGGCGTGGCGGCATGGCCTCGACGTTCCTCACCCGGCTCAAGGTCGGCGGCAAGCTGGTCGACGCCAAGGGTGTGAGCCGGCTCTACCGGCAGAGCATCTCCGGCTCGTCGCTGCTGCTGCTGGTGCTCTCCGCGGTCGCCGCGATGGCGTCCGCGGTGGCCGTCTCCACGGTCGGGAAGGCGTACCTGGGCGTGGTCTCCGAGTGGTGGGACAATTTTGTGTTCCAGCTGGGCCAGCTCTTCTAG
- the recN gene encoding DNA repair protein RecN, translating to MLEELRITGLGVIEDTTLPLTGGMNVITGETGAGKTMVVTGLGLLFGGRADAGRVRAQPGRAVVEGRLRLAGRVAGTVHARITDAGGEPDDDGSLLLSRTVTVEGRSRAHLGGRSMPVSMLGEVGEQVVAVHGQSDQLRLLRPAEQRAALDRFAGPEHEKLLDALREAYTGWRRLVDDLSDRRRNARERNQEADLLRLGLDEITRVDPQPGEDDELKAEAQRLEHAEGLRTAAQIAHQCVAGGAEAADDTPDAASLLGTARRTLEAQAGTDAALGDLAARLEEAATLVTDVSAELSAYLAALDADPARLQVVYERRAALRALTRKYADDVDGVIAWAERARTRLSELDTSDELLDELERESQRLAVEVAELAGRVSASRQEAATRFAEQVTVELAGLAMPHARIEVAVLPRPAGRAEPSLAVNGVEVGVGPDGGDEVELRLLAHPGAPALPLQRGASGGELSRVMLAIEVVFAGSGGPPTLVFDEVDAGVGGRAAVEIGRRLARLARSHQVLVVTHLPQVAAFADRHLVVAKDTGGAVTTSGVRVVEDTERARELARMLAGLPDSDLGIAHAEELLAVAAKERRS from the coding sequence GTGCTGGAAGAGCTGCGCATCACCGGACTGGGCGTCATCGAGGACACCACGCTGCCGTTGACCGGCGGCATGAACGTCATCACCGGCGAGACCGGTGCCGGCAAGACCATGGTGGTGACCGGCCTCGGCCTGCTCTTCGGCGGCCGGGCCGACGCCGGGCGGGTGCGGGCCCAGCCGGGCCGGGCCGTGGTGGAGGGGCGGCTGCGCCTGGCCGGCCGGGTGGCCGGCACGGTGCACGCCCGGATCACCGACGCCGGCGGCGAGCCCGACGACGACGGCTCGCTGCTGCTGAGCCGCACGGTCACCGTCGAGGGGCGGTCCCGGGCGCACCTGGGTGGGCGGAGCATGCCGGTGTCGATGCTCGGTGAGGTCGGCGAGCAGGTGGTGGCGGTGCACGGCCAGTCCGACCAGCTGCGACTGCTGCGCCCGGCCGAGCAACGGGCCGCGCTGGACCGGTTCGCGGGGCCCGAGCACGAGAAGCTGCTCGACGCGCTGCGCGAGGCGTACACGGGCTGGCGGCGGCTGGTCGACGACCTGTCCGACCGGCGGCGCAACGCCCGGGAGCGCAACCAGGAGGCGGACCTGCTGCGGCTCGGCCTGGACGAGATCACCCGGGTCGACCCGCAGCCCGGCGAGGACGACGAGCTGAAGGCCGAGGCGCAGCGGCTGGAGCACGCCGAGGGCCTGCGCACCGCGGCGCAGATCGCGCACCAGTGCGTGGCCGGGGGAGCGGAGGCGGCCGACGACACCCCTGACGCGGCCTCGCTGCTCGGCACCGCTCGGCGCACGCTGGAGGCGCAGGCCGGCACCGACGCGGCCCTGGGCGACCTGGCCGCCCGGCTGGAGGAGGCGGCGACCCTGGTCACCGACGTCTCCGCCGAGCTGTCGGCCTACCTCGCCGCGCTCGACGCCGACCCGGCCCGCCTCCAGGTCGTCTACGAGCGCCGCGCCGCGCTGCGGGCGCTGACCCGCAAGTACGCCGACGACGTCGACGGGGTGATCGCCTGGGCCGAGCGGGCCCGCACCCGACTGTCCGAGCTGGACACGTCCGACGAGCTCCTCGACGAGCTGGAGCGGGAGTCGCAGCGGCTGGCCGTCGAGGTGGCCGAGCTGGCCGGGCGGGTGTCGGCGTCCCGACAGGAGGCGGCCACCCGGTTCGCCGAGCAGGTCACCGTCGAGTTGGCCGGGCTGGCCATGCCGCACGCCCGGATCGAGGTGGCGGTGCTGCCCCGGCCGGCCGGGCGGGCCGAGCCGTCGCTGGCCGTCAACGGGGTCGAGGTCGGCGTCGGCCCGGACGGCGGCGACGAGGTGGAGCTGCGGCTGCTGGCCCACCCGGGCGCGCCCGCGCTGCCGTTGCAGCGGGGCGCCTCCGGCGGCGAGCTGTCCCGGGTGATGCTCGCCATCGAGGTGGTCTTCGCCGGCTCGGGCGGCCCGCCCACCCTGGTGTTCGACGAGGTCGACGCCGGTGTCGGCGGGCGGGCGGCGGTGGAGATCGGTCGCCGGCTGGCCCGGCTGGCCCGCAGCCACCAGGTGCTCGTGGTCACCCACCTGCCGCAGGTCGCGGCGTTCGCCGACCGGCACCTGGTGGTCGCCAAGGACACCGGCGGCGCGGTGACCACCAGCGGCGTCCGGGTGGTGGAGGACACCGAGCGGGCCCGGGAGCTTGCCCGGATGCTCGCGGGTTTGCCGGACTCGGATCTGGGTATCGCGCACGCCGAGGAGCTTCTGGCCGTGGCGGCCAAGGAAAGGCGGTCGTGA